Proteins co-encoded in one Gossypium arboreum isolate Shixiya-1 chromosome 11, ASM2569848v2, whole genome shotgun sequence genomic window:
- the LOC108467222 gene encoding uncharacterized protein LOC108467222 isoform X1, which produces MAVREIEVRTLSGESTTITVSPETTINDLKHLLKLSFAPATSSPNFHLFFKGTKLNLQCKVSSLAFQSGEFFVLIPFTKKNKPQVENPSFSNDASAATSFSDSTYSHMMQEFSYLRDNSRKFSEGNNNNSNGHGDDDDDDSFKSRRKQGGNIDKDERNEGHPYDLLWNVLRSSDRDLFEEKNCEKFVEVLQSMNCLSSPYSGKCMLLSEAIFRTSDDHASCLCPTWLRGLVEAFALLSILWAFLQLQAERMTTSRLKQVLGHLEQFGVGIFMEDIEHLSVLCPKVVYFVNNDMEPKNFSDALVITHSSTKEADKFASKLGAGKTCRSLSKIFNLMKKWESSFKTSLWETIKLLMSKKNYENMLSFSLEDLLLFVKKGDYVLERNEAKRARRSSSSASNSHSVKRRCHDTSQLLPSEMVEHLRKSIGSGGQMVHVEKIGARKGSYVEIPNELSDKSKSALKSIGINKLYSHQAESILASLSGKNVVVATMTSSGKSVCYNLPVLEALSHNFSSCALYLFPTKALAQDQLRALLTLTNGFDCGINIGVYDGDTSQKERTWLRENARLLITNPDMLHMAILPLHRQFSRILSNLSFVVIDEAHAYKGAFGCHTALILRRLRRLCSHVYGSDPSFVFCTATSSNPIEHCMELANLSTLELIEKDGSPSSEKFFVLWNPALPLRTELDKSEFGIDGRNASDKSLSPISEVSHLFAEMVQHGLRCIAFCKSRKLCELVLCYTREILEEVAPHLVNSICAYRAGYISEDRRRIESEFFGGKLCGIAATNALELGIDVGHIDVTLHLGFPGSIASLWQQAGRSGRRERSSLAVYVAFEGPLDQYFMKFPQKLFCGPIECCHIDAQNQQVLEQHLVCAAIEHPLSLLYDEKYFGSGLSKAITALKNRGYLTSNPSNDSLSKIWSYMGHEKRPSRSISIRAIEAERYIVIDKQLNETLEEIEESRAFFQVYEGAVYLHQGRTYLVKNLDLSRKIAYCEKAVVDYYTKTRDYTDIHIVGGKIAYPARVSKDQLPKTTAQANPCSVTTTWFGFRRIRRGSNQVLDTVDLSLPRYSYESQAVWISVPQSLKIIVEKKYSFRAGLHAACHAVLHVVPLYMRCNLSDLAPECPNPYDSRFFPERILLYDQHPGGTGVSKQIQPYFTELLHSALELLTCCHCSSDTGCPNCVQNLACQEYNELINKDAAIIIIKGVLDAEKTYFEGHSDSTPSC; this is translated from the exons ATGGCGGTGAGGGAAATCGAAGTCCGAACACTGAGTGGTGAATCCACCACCATTACCGTATCTCCAGAAACAACAATTAACGATCTCAAACATCTCTTGAAACTTTCTTTTGCTCCCGCCACTTCGTCTCCCAATTTCCACCTCTTTTTCAAG GGCACTAAATTGAACTTGCAATGCAAAGTGAGTAGCCTCGCCTTTCAGTCTGGTGAATTCTTTGTTTTGATTCCATTTACTAAGAAAAACAAGCCTCAAGTCGAAAACCCTAGTTTTTCTAACGACGCAAGCGCTGCCACAAGCTTTTCGGATTCTACTTATTCTCATATGATGCAAGAATTCTCATATTTACGCGACAATTCGAGAAAGTTCAGTGAAGGTAATAATAACAATAGTAATGGTcatggtgatgatgatgatgatgattcctTTAAGAGTAGAAGAAAACAAGGAGGAAATATTGATAAGGATGAGAGAAATGAGGGGCATCCTTATGATTTATTGTGGAATGTATTGCGGTCTTCAGATAGGGATTTGTTTGAGGAGAAGAATTGTGAGAAGTTTGTCGAGGTTTTACAGTCCATGAATTGTTTGTCCAGTCCATATTCTGGGAAATGTATGCTGTTAAGTGAGGCCATATTCCGGACTAGTGATGATCATGCTTCTTGTTTGTGTCCTACTTGGTTGAGGGGACTTGTGGAGGCCTTTGCTTTATTAAGCATTTTGTGGGCGTTTCTTCAGCTGCAAGCAGAGAGAATGACTACAAGTCGTTTGAAGCAAGTTCTGGGGCATTTAGAACAATTTGGAGTTGGGATTTTTATGGAGGACATAGAGCATCTTTCTGTTCTTTGTCCTAAG GTGGTGTATTTTGTAAATAATGATATGgagcctaaaaattttagtgatgcACTTGTTATCACCCATTCTTCAACAAAGGAGGCAGACAAATTTGCCAGCAAGCTTGGAGCTG GTAAAACATGCAGGTCTCTTTCAAAGATTTTTAACTTAATGAAGAAATGGGAGAGTTCATTCAAAACTAGCTTGTGGGAGACTATCAAGTTGTTAATG TCTAAAAAGAATTATGAGAATATGCTATCATTTTCCTTAGAGGATTTGCTTTTATTTGTAAAGAAAGGTGATTATGTTTTGGAAAGAAATGAAGCAAAACGGGCAAGGAGAAGCAGTTCCTCTGCTTCGAATTCTCATTCAGTCAAACGACGATGTCAT GATACAAGTCAATTGCTACCATCAGAAATGGTTGAGCACCTCAGAAAGAGCATTGGATCAGGTGGACAG ATGGTGCATGTTGAAAAAATTGGTGCTAGGAAAGGTTCCTATGTGGAGATACCTAATGAACTCTCAGACAAGTCAAAATCTGCCCTTAAAAGCATTGGAATCAATAAGCTTTACAGCCACCAG GCAGAGTCAATATTGGCATCTCTTTCAGGGAAGAATGTTGTTGTAGCAACAATGACATCTAGTGGAAAATCTGTTTGTTATAATCTGCCGGTTTTGGAGGCATTGTCTCATAATTTTTCGTCATGTGCACTTTACTTGTTTCCCACAAAG GCCTTAGCTCAAGATCAACTAAGAGCTTTGTTAACTTTGACAAATGGGTTTGATTGTGGCATAAATATTGGGGTATATGATGGTGATACTTCTCAGAAAGAAAGGACATGGCTTCGAGAAAATGCTAGATTG TTGATCACAAATCCCGATATGTTACACATGGCAATCCTGCCATTACATAGACAATTTAGTCGAATATTATCAAATCTTAG TTTTGTAGTGATTGATGAAGCTCATGCTTATAAAGGGGCATTTGGGTGCCATACTGCCCTTATACTAAGAAGACTTCGCAGGCTTTGCTCTCATG TGTATGGAAGTGATCCGTCTTTTGTTTTCTGTACGGCAACTTCTTCAAATCCTATTGAGCACTGTATG GAACTTGCAAATTTGTCAACGTTGGAGCTGATTGAAAAAGATGGAAGTCCTTCTTCAGAAAAGTTTTTTGTTCTCTGGAATCCTGCTTTACCTTTGAGAACC GAGCTAGATAAAAGTGAGTTTGGCATAGATGGTAGAAACGCTTCTGATAAGAGTTTGAG CCCAATCTCAGAAGTTTCACATCTTTTTGCGGAAATGGTTCAGCATGGACTTCGATGTATTGCTTTTTGTAAATCCCGTAAACTTTGTGAGCTAGTTTTATGTTATAC GCGTGAAATTCTTGAAGAGGTGGCTCCCCACCTTGTCAATTCCATATGTGCCTATCGTGCTGGTTATATTTCTGAG GATAGGAGGAGGATAGAGAGTGAATTTTTTGGTGGAAAGCTTTGTGGTATTGCTGCAACAAATGCGCTTGAATTGGGAATTGATGTTGGACATATTGATGTGACTCTGCATCTGGGGTTTCCTGGTAGTATTGCAAG CCTATGGCAACAGGCTGGTAGGTCTGGCAGAAGAGAAAGGTCGTCTCTTGCTGTGTATGTTGCATTTGAGGGGCCTCTTGATCAATATTTTATGAAATTCCCTCAGAAATTATTCTGTGGTCCAATTGAGTGTTGTCATATTGATGCTCAAAACCAGCAG GTGCTTGAGCAGCATCTGGTTTGTGCAGCTATTGAACATCCATTGAGTTTGctttatgatgaaaaatatttTGGCTCTGGTCTGAGCAAAGCCATAACTGCTCTTAAAAATAGAGGATACTTGACTTCTAATCCTTCAAATGATTCTTTGTCTAAAATATGGAGTTATATGGGCCATGAG AAAAGGCCTTCACGTTCAATCAGTATACGAGCAATAGAGGCAGAGAGATATATAGTAATAGATAAACAATTGAATGAAACCCTAGAAGAGATTGAGGAAAGCAGGGCTTTCTTTCAG GTATATGAAGGTGCTGTTTACTTGCACCAAGGGAGGACCTATCTGGTGAAGAATTTGGATTTATCGAGAAAAATTGCTTATTGTGAAAAAGCTGTGGTGGACTATTACACAAAGACTCGGGATTATACAGACATACATATTGTTGGTGGTAAAATT GCCTATCCAGCCCGGGTCTCAAAAGATCAACTCCCAAAAACAACAGCTCAAGCAAATCCTTGCAGTGTAACAACTACTTGGTTTGGTTTCCGCCGAATACGTAGGGGGAGCAACCAAGTCTTGGACACTGTTGATCTTTCTCTGCCTAGATATTCATATGAATCACAG GCAGTTTGGATTAGTGTTCCACAATCCTTAAAAATAATAGTAGAGAAGAAGTACTCATTCCGTGCAGGTCTGCATGCTGCTTGTCATGCGGTTTTACATGTTGTACCATT ATATATGAGATGCAATTTATCCGACTTGGCTCCAGAGTGTCCAAATCCTTATGATAGCCGTTTCTTTCCTGAGAGAATTCTATTGTATGATCAGCATCCTGGAGGGACTGGTGTCTCGAAACAG ATCCAACCATATTTCACAGAGCTTTTGCATTCTGCTTTGGAACTTCTCACATGTTGCCACTGCTCCTCAGACACAGGTTGCCCAAATTGTGTTCAG AATCTGGCTTGTCAAGAGTATAATGAGCTAATAAACAAGGATGCAGCCATCATAATTATAAAG GGAGTTTTGGATGCagagaaaacatattttgaagggCACTCCGATTCAACACCCAGTTGTTGA
- the LOC108467222 gene encoding uncharacterized protein LOC108467222 isoform X2, whose protein sequence is MAVREIEVRTLSGESTTITVSPETTINDLKHLLKLSFAPATSSPNFHLFFKGTKLNLQCKVSSLAFQSGEFFVLIPFTKKNKPQVENPSFSNDASAATSFSDSTYSHMMQEFSYLRDNSRKFSEGNNNNSNGHGDDDDDDSFKSRRKQGGNIDKDERNEGHPYDLLWNVLRSSDRDLFEEKNCEKFVEVLQSMNCLSSPYSGKCMLLSEAIFRTSDDHASCLCPTWLRGLVEAFALLSILWAFLQLQAERMTTSRLKQVLGHLEQFGVGIFMEDIEHLSVLCPKVVYFVNNDMEPKNFSDALVITHSSTKEADKFASKLGAGKTCRSLSKIFNLMKKWESSFKTSLWETIKLLMSKKNYENMLSFSLEDLLLFVKKGDYVLERNEAKRARRSSSSASNSHSVKRRCHDTSQLLPSEMVEHLRKSIGSGGQMVHVEKIGARKGSYVEIPNELSDKSKSALKSIGINKLYSHQAESILASLSGKNVVVATMTSSGKSVCYNLPVLEALSHNFSSCALYLFPTKALAQDQLRALLTLTNGFDCGINIGVYDGDTSQKERTWLRENARLLITNPDMLHMAILPLHRQFSRILSNLSFVVIDEAHAYKGAFGCHTALILRRLRRLCSHVYGSDPSFVFCTATSSNPIEHCMELANLSTLELIEKDGSPSSEKFFVLWNPALPLRTELDKSEFGIDGRNASDKSLSPISEVSHLFAEMVQHGLRCIAFCKSRKLCELVLCYTREILEEVAPHLVNSICAYRAGYISEDRRRIESEFFGGKLCGIAATNALELGIDVGHIDVTLHLGFPGSIASLWQQAGRSGRRERSSLAVYVAFEGPLDQYFMKFPQKLFCGPIECCHIDAQNQQVLEQHLVCAAIEHPLSLLYDEKYFGSGLSKAITALKNRGYLTSNPSNDSLSKIWSYMGHEKRPSRSISIRAIEAERYIVIDKQLNETLEEIEESRAFFQVYEGAVYLHQGRTYLVKNLDLSRKIAYCEKAVVDYYTKTRDYTDIHIVGGKIAYPARVSKDQLPKTTAQANPCSVTTTWFGFRRIRRGSNQVLDTVDLSLPRYSYESQAVWISVPQSLKIIVEKKYSFRAGLHAACHAVLHVVPL, encoded by the exons ATGGCGGTGAGGGAAATCGAAGTCCGAACACTGAGTGGTGAATCCACCACCATTACCGTATCTCCAGAAACAACAATTAACGATCTCAAACATCTCTTGAAACTTTCTTTTGCTCCCGCCACTTCGTCTCCCAATTTCCACCTCTTTTTCAAG GGCACTAAATTGAACTTGCAATGCAAAGTGAGTAGCCTCGCCTTTCAGTCTGGTGAATTCTTTGTTTTGATTCCATTTACTAAGAAAAACAAGCCTCAAGTCGAAAACCCTAGTTTTTCTAACGACGCAAGCGCTGCCACAAGCTTTTCGGATTCTACTTATTCTCATATGATGCAAGAATTCTCATATTTACGCGACAATTCGAGAAAGTTCAGTGAAGGTAATAATAACAATAGTAATGGTcatggtgatgatgatgatgatgattcctTTAAGAGTAGAAGAAAACAAGGAGGAAATATTGATAAGGATGAGAGAAATGAGGGGCATCCTTATGATTTATTGTGGAATGTATTGCGGTCTTCAGATAGGGATTTGTTTGAGGAGAAGAATTGTGAGAAGTTTGTCGAGGTTTTACAGTCCATGAATTGTTTGTCCAGTCCATATTCTGGGAAATGTATGCTGTTAAGTGAGGCCATATTCCGGACTAGTGATGATCATGCTTCTTGTTTGTGTCCTACTTGGTTGAGGGGACTTGTGGAGGCCTTTGCTTTATTAAGCATTTTGTGGGCGTTTCTTCAGCTGCAAGCAGAGAGAATGACTACAAGTCGTTTGAAGCAAGTTCTGGGGCATTTAGAACAATTTGGAGTTGGGATTTTTATGGAGGACATAGAGCATCTTTCTGTTCTTTGTCCTAAG GTGGTGTATTTTGTAAATAATGATATGgagcctaaaaattttagtgatgcACTTGTTATCACCCATTCTTCAACAAAGGAGGCAGACAAATTTGCCAGCAAGCTTGGAGCTG GTAAAACATGCAGGTCTCTTTCAAAGATTTTTAACTTAATGAAGAAATGGGAGAGTTCATTCAAAACTAGCTTGTGGGAGACTATCAAGTTGTTAATG TCTAAAAAGAATTATGAGAATATGCTATCATTTTCCTTAGAGGATTTGCTTTTATTTGTAAAGAAAGGTGATTATGTTTTGGAAAGAAATGAAGCAAAACGGGCAAGGAGAAGCAGTTCCTCTGCTTCGAATTCTCATTCAGTCAAACGACGATGTCAT GATACAAGTCAATTGCTACCATCAGAAATGGTTGAGCACCTCAGAAAGAGCATTGGATCAGGTGGACAG ATGGTGCATGTTGAAAAAATTGGTGCTAGGAAAGGTTCCTATGTGGAGATACCTAATGAACTCTCAGACAAGTCAAAATCTGCCCTTAAAAGCATTGGAATCAATAAGCTTTACAGCCACCAG GCAGAGTCAATATTGGCATCTCTTTCAGGGAAGAATGTTGTTGTAGCAACAATGACATCTAGTGGAAAATCTGTTTGTTATAATCTGCCGGTTTTGGAGGCATTGTCTCATAATTTTTCGTCATGTGCACTTTACTTGTTTCCCACAAAG GCCTTAGCTCAAGATCAACTAAGAGCTTTGTTAACTTTGACAAATGGGTTTGATTGTGGCATAAATATTGGGGTATATGATGGTGATACTTCTCAGAAAGAAAGGACATGGCTTCGAGAAAATGCTAGATTG TTGATCACAAATCCCGATATGTTACACATGGCAATCCTGCCATTACATAGACAATTTAGTCGAATATTATCAAATCTTAG TTTTGTAGTGATTGATGAAGCTCATGCTTATAAAGGGGCATTTGGGTGCCATACTGCCCTTATACTAAGAAGACTTCGCAGGCTTTGCTCTCATG TGTATGGAAGTGATCCGTCTTTTGTTTTCTGTACGGCAACTTCTTCAAATCCTATTGAGCACTGTATG GAACTTGCAAATTTGTCAACGTTGGAGCTGATTGAAAAAGATGGAAGTCCTTCTTCAGAAAAGTTTTTTGTTCTCTGGAATCCTGCTTTACCTTTGAGAACC GAGCTAGATAAAAGTGAGTTTGGCATAGATGGTAGAAACGCTTCTGATAAGAGTTTGAG CCCAATCTCAGAAGTTTCACATCTTTTTGCGGAAATGGTTCAGCATGGACTTCGATGTATTGCTTTTTGTAAATCCCGTAAACTTTGTGAGCTAGTTTTATGTTATAC GCGTGAAATTCTTGAAGAGGTGGCTCCCCACCTTGTCAATTCCATATGTGCCTATCGTGCTGGTTATATTTCTGAG GATAGGAGGAGGATAGAGAGTGAATTTTTTGGTGGAAAGCTTTGTGGTATTGCTGCAACAAATGCGCTTGAATTGGGAATTGATGTTGGACATATTGATGTGACTCTGCATCTGGGGTTTCCTGGTAGTATTGCAAG CCTATGGCAACAGGCTGGTAGGTCTGGCAGAAGAGAAAGGTCGTCTCTTGCTGTGTATGTTGCATTTGAGGGGCCTCTTGATCAATATTTTATGAAATTCCCTCAGAAATTATTCTGTGGTCCAATTGAGTGTTGTCATATTGATGCTCAAAACCAGCAG GTGCTTGAGCAGCATCTGGTTTGTGCAGCTATTGAACATCCATTGAGTTTGctttatgatgaaaaatatttTGGCTCTGGTCTGAGCAAAGCCATAACTGCTCTTAAAAATAGAGGATACTTGACTTCTAATCCTTCAAATGATTCTTTGTCTAAAATATGGAGTTATATGGGCCATGAG AAAAGGCCTTCACGTTCAATCAGTATACGAGCAATAGAGGCAGAGAGATATATAGTAATAGATAAACAATTGAATGAAACCCTAGAAGAGATTGAGGAAAGCAGGGCTTTCTTTCAG GTATATGAAGGTGCTGTTTACTTGCACCAAGGGAGGACCTATCTGGTGAAGAATTTGGATTTATCGAGAAAAATTGCTTATTGTGAAAAAGCTGTGGTGGACTATTACACAAAGACTCGGGATTATACAGACATACATATTGTTGGTGGTAAAATT GCCTATCCAGCCCGGGTCTCAAAAGATCAACTCCCAAAAACAACAGCTCAAGCAAATCCTTGCAGTGTAACAACTACTTGGTTTGGTTTCCGCCGAATACGTAGGGGGAGCAACCAAGTCTTGGACACTGTTGATCTTTCTCTGCCTAGATATTCATATGAATCACAG GCAGTTTGGATTAGTGTTCCACAATCCTTAAAAATAATAGTAGAGAAGAAGTACTCATTCCGTGCAGGTCTGCATGCTGCTTGTCATGCGGTTTTACATGTTGTACCATTGTAG